The proteins below come from a single candidate division WOR-3 bacterium genomic window:
- a CDS encoding hydrogenase 3 maturation endopeptidase HyCI, translating to MSLNSEPRIQHLEHRARSVLLGVGNRLRGDDAVGSLVAEELSGAEGLAVFDCGTTPENFIEPVVRLGPERILIVDACAFGGRPGEFKLFEQEEIEPLASGLVSTHTLPLTMTVALLCQQLTAGIQLLGVQPACIRFGARMSSAVAKAMPRLVQFVKVWTARSL from the coding sequence ATGTCACTGAACTCTGAACCCAGGATCCAGCACCTAGAGCACAGAGCGAGGTCGGTTCTCCTTGGAGTCGGAAACCGGCTGCGCGGCGACGATGCGGTCGGCTCGCTAGTTGCCGAGGAACTAAGTGGTGCCGAAGGCTTGGCAGTATTTGACTGCGGCACTACGCCGGAAAACTTCATCGAGCCGGTCGTTCGGCTTGGACCAGAGCGGATTCTTATTGTTGATGCTTGCGCGTTCGGCGGCAGGCCCGGAGAGTTCAAGCTGTTCGAGCAGGAAGAGATCGAGCCCCTGGCCAGCGGCCTTGTGTCAACTCACACGTTGCCGCTTACGATGACCGTGGCATTGCTATGCCAGCAACTTACGGCCGGGATACAGCTTCTCGGAGTGCAGCCGGCGTGTATCAGGTTCGGCGCAAGGATGTCAAGTGCGGTTGCCAAGGCCATGCCTCGACTTGTCCAGTTCGTCAAGGTCTGGACCGCGCGTTCGCTCTGA
- the lnt gene encoding apolipoprotein N-acyltransferase — translation MRIPRPLLLVFPGLALGFAFAPFPFRFLAFIGLVPLFCLVQSPEFKGDTRRLFLWSWLFGGLAAASHFWWLWFLVVPIEPITRFLLNIGVLLLFAYLGLYTAAFALIVHWLGLWSAFLVWPLLEFVRNLGEIAFPWDLLGYSVTPWVPFIQPAAFGGVYLVSAWLVLVNLLVYRTFFSACPYGHSLVGFRHPSPRFAILLLAAVVGPLVLGTTRLQPNRPWLKVAILQPNISPLDKGDRAARERIYSDLLHLIRAAAESRPDLIICPETATLLDVTNRNNDISRALQVLVDSTRIPLFTGTPLHDDKQGTWHNGACLLEPGADTVRQRYYKMRLVPFSEKIPYSDQLPLLRRLIGTADMGNWDRGKDYTVFQLTTTRSRFATRDSGFASISYEQSVASRFACLICFEAIFPDLARQFTRRGSEMFAVVTNDGWFGRILGAQQHAELAVMRTVENGVSMARSANNGISFVVDPYGRVLKKTRLFTQELLISVVPAPLATTPYRRHGDWFIIACLAGVCAFSVVRVLRRSTLATTGTRN, via the coding sequence CTGGTCTTCCCAGGACTTGCGCTCGGGTTCGCCTTCGCTCCGTTTCCGTTCCGCTTCTTAGCCTTCATCGGCCTTGTCCCACTCTTCTGCCTAGTCCAAAGTCCGGAATTCAAGGGCGACACTCGCCGACTCTTTCTCTGGTCCTGGTTGTTCGGCGGCTTGGCTGCGGCGTCACACTTTTGGTGGCTCTGGTTTCTAGTTGTACCGATTGAACCCATAACCCGCTTTCTTCTGAACATCGGGGTCTTACTCCTCTTCGCCTATCTGGGGCTCTACACCGCAGCATTCGCTCTCATCGTGCACTGGCTCGGACTGTGGTCCGCGTTCCTTGTCTGGCCGCTGCTTGAGTTCGTGCGCAACCTTGGTGAAATCGCATTCCCTTGGGACCTTCTCGGCTACTCGGTGACGCCGTGGGTCCCGTTCATCCAGCCCGCAGCATTCGGAGGTGTGTACCTTGTCTCAGCCTGGCTTGTGCTTGTGAACTTGCTCGTGTATCGTACTTTTTTCTCAGCATGCCCATACGGCCATTCGCTAGTGGGCTTCCGGCATCCCTCTCCTAGGTTTGCAATCCTGCTTCTGGCGGCCGTTGTGGGACCGCTTGTCCTCGGAACCACACGTCTGCAGCCAAACCGTCCCTGGCTCAAAGTCGCCATTCTCCAGCCCAATATCTCGCCCTTGGACAAGGGTGACCGCGCCGCCCGCGAGAGAATCTACTCCGATCTCCTGCACCTAATCCGTGCGGCCGCCGAGTCGCGGCCCGACCTCATTATCTGCCCGGAAACTGCTACTCTGCTTGACGTAACCAATCGCAACAACGACATCAGCCGTGCACTCCAAGTACTTGTCGACTCGACCCGGATACCGCTTTTCACCGGTACGCCTTTGCACGACGACAAACAGGGCACGTGGCACAACGGCGCCTGCCTGCTCGAGCCAGGTGCAGATACTGTCCGGCAGCGTTACTACAAAATGCGCCTCGTGCCCTTCTCCGAAAAAATCCCCTACTCTGACCAGCTCCCACTGCTCCGCCGGCTTATCGGTACTGCCGACATGGGCAACTGGGACCGTGGCAAGGACTACACTGTATTCCAGCTTACAACCACACGCTCACGGTTTGCGACTCGGGACTCCGGGTTCGCCAGTATCAGCTATGAACAGTCCGTCGCATCCCGATTCGCCTGCCTCATCTGTTTTGAGGCCATCTTCCCGGACCTTGCCCGCCAATTCACGCGCCGCGGGTCTGAGATGTTCGCCGTGGTCACTAACGACGGCTGGTTCGGCCGAATACTCGGTGCTCAGCAGCACGCTGAACTCGCAGTTATGCGCACGGTAGAGAACGGGGTATCAATGGCACGTAGCGCCAACAACGGCATTTCCTTCGTCGTTGATCCCTATGGTCGGGTCCTGAAAAAGACTAGGCTTTTCACGCAGGAACTCCTCATCAGTGTAGTACCGGCGCCACTTGCAACCACACCGTATCGCCGGCATGGCGACTGGTTCATCATTGCCTGTCTTGCGGGAGTCTGTGCGTTCTCGGTCGTCCGCGTTCTCCGCCGGTCCACGCTGGCAACAACCGGCACGCGCAATTAA